One Brassica napus cultivar Da-Ae chromosome A1, Da-Ae, whole genome shotgun sequence genomic region harbors:
- the LOC106378363 gene encoding translation initiation factor IF-2, whose amino-acid sequence MGCCLSAGKVKAPPVAAAAAAKTPPPIEEETVKEVVVQSVSVSVPVPVPVPEPDPIPVADIVPTAPEPRNPPPSLPTPEISHNKSDTCSVSHSFSTATTATAASILEDDAVSKPHHRHPPPSSTSRRNMSERISRSPGGRHSPQGKLRPRLVRERQPLQQNPTHNRRKADSSGPLPRTGLQEGPRRRSRSPATRAPSSSRRSPMKKREAAPEKDGGAEEAKVKKEEEKVAVEEVKKKEEEDVVAVKDPEVSMECFIFL is encoded by the coding sequence ATGGGATGCTGCTTGAGCGCCGGGAAAGTCAAAGCTCCGCCTgtcgccgccgccgccgccgccaaGACACCTCCACCCATTGAAGAAGAAACCGTGAAGGAAGTCGTGGTCCAGTCAGTCTCTGTCTCCGTCCCCGTCCCCGTCCCGGTCCCTGAACCGGACCCCATTCCCGTCGCCGACATCGTCCCCACCGCACCAGAACCTCGCAACCCTCCTCCTTCACTTCCAACACCAGAGATCTCTCACAACAAGTCCGACACATGTAGCGTCTCTCATAGTTTCTCCACGGCCACTACAGCCACTGCTGCCTCCATCCTCGAAGACGACGCTGTAAGCAAACCCCACCACCGACATCCTCCCCCTTCTTCCACCTCTCGCCGCAACATGTCTGAAAGAATCTCCAGATCTCCGGGAGGACGCCACTCGCCTCAGGGGAAGCTCCGTCCCAGGTTGGTCCGAGAGAGACAACCTCTTCAACAAAACCCTACCCACAACCGGCGAAAGGCGGATTCTTCGGGTCCTCTCCCAAGAACCGGGTTACAAGAAGGTCCGAGGCGTCGCTCTCGTTCTCCGGCGACTCGTGCCCCAAGTTCCTCAAGAAGAAGCCCCATGAAGAAGCGAGAAGCAGCTCCGGAGAAAGACGGAGGAGCAGAGGAGGCGAAGGTGAAGAAGGAAGAGGAGAAAGTAGCTGTTGaggaggtgaagaagaaggaagagg
- the LOC106452774 gene encoding uncharacterized protein LOC106452774, with product MCYLNKVWIAASFVAAQGNPDHGVKLKTGLSSAHHLQRRLSSDIRPLSATADPVDGPRVEERRVTSSSTPDESLRQIMYLNCWSQG from the coding sequence ATGTGTTATCTGAACAAGGTTTGGATTGCAGCATCGTTCGTGGCTGCTCAAGGAAACCCCGATCACGGCGTCAAGTTGAAAACCGGTCTCAGCTCCGCACACCACCTTCAACGCCGGCTTTCCTCCGATATCCGCCCTCTCTCCGCCACAGCTGACCCCGTAGATGGTCCGCGTGTAGAAGAAAGACGGGTTACCTCTTCTTCCACTCCCGATGAATCTCTCCGTCAGATCATGTACCTCAACTGCTGGAGCCAAGGCTAA
- the LOC106452765 gene encoding uncharacterized protein LOC106452765: MTSTEHTETLNAPELQIWNNAAFDDGDSNLTSAIEASWSNLNASFDSDCSKENQIPVSVSSSLKSSVSFSTDDPIRCGKVKEKPHKTWKARHGDIDAEIEEVEKEMNRLSIRLESLRLEKAEQIARSIAIRGRIVPAKFMESQKPTVKFDTGAKPRTTPRRGVSLGPGEIYSSAKKSETTVTPLQSAQNRRKSCFFKLPGIEEGKKAVTKGRGRSLSPRSRKAKMTAAEKQAATTGGSKRGVKKEESVLSSIQPKKLFKEEEKRKPLKPGRVVASRYSLMSKTAEKDARKRSLPENEEKENHRSEKRRASDENRKSEGRVKKRWEIPSEVEVYCSGVSDETPLGKELPKIRTLRGRVGESPRDSGAAKRVSELESKNRDFTFCQLLRFEE, translated from the coding sequence ATGACTTCAACCGAGCATACAGAGACGCTCAACGCTCCAGAACTTCAGATCTGGAACAACGCTGCTTTCGACGACGGCGATTCCAATCTCACTTCCGCCATCGAAGCTTCCTGGTCTAACCTCAACGCATCGTTCGATTCCGATTGCAGCAAGGAGAATCAGATTCCTGTTTCGGTTTCCTCTTCGCTCAAATCCTCAGTCTCGTTCTCCACCGATGATCCGATTCGCTGCGGTAAAGTTAAAGAAAAGCCACACAAGACATGGAAGGCGAGACACGGCGATATTGATGCAGAGATCGAGGAAGTAGAGAAGGAGATGAACCGGTTATCGATCAGATTGGAATCGCTCCGGTTAGAGAAGGCGGAGCAGATCGCAAGAAGCATCGCGATAAGAGGAAGAATCGTCCCGGCGAAGTTCATGGAGTCTCAGAAACCGACGGTGAAGTTCGACACCGGAGCGAAACCAAGAACCACCCCGCGTAGAGGCGTTAGCTTGGGTCCAGGGGAGATATACTCATCTGCGAAGAAGTCGGAGACGACGGTGACTCCTCTTCAATCAGCTCAGAATCGACGCAAGTCTTGTTTCTTCAAGCTTCCTGGGATCGAggaagggaagaaggcagtgacgaAAGGTAGAGGACGAAGTCTGAGTCCTAGATCTCGCAAAGCTAAGATGACGGCGGCTGAGAAGCAAGCAGCGACGACTGGTGGGTCAAAGAGAGGGGTGAAGAAAGAGGAAAGCGTTTTATCGTCGATCCAGCCTAAGAAGCTAttcaaagaagaggaaaagaggAAGCCTTTGAAGCCAGGAAGAGTGGTGGCTAGCAGGTACAGTCTGATGAGCAAGACGGCGGAGAAAGATGCGAGGAAACGTTCGTTGCCTGAGAACGAGGAGAAGGAGAATCACAGGTCGGAGAAGAGAAGAGCTTCTGATGAGAATAGGAAGAGTGAAGGGAGAGTGAAGAAGAGATGGGAGATTCCAAGTGAAGTTGAGGTGTATTGCAGTGGTGTGAGTGATGAGACTCCTTTAGGTAAAGAGCTGCCTAAGATCAGAACGCTTCGTGGTCGTGTTGGGGAGAGTCCTCGTGACTCAGGTGCGGCTAAAAGAGTTTCCGAGTTGGAAAGCAAGAACCGAGATTTCACGTTTTGCCAGCTTCTGAGGTTTGAAGAATGA
- the LOC106378366 gene encoding protein ULTRAPETALA 1-like, whose protein sequence is MSSSVVMEEEIQCGSTLFEQEELQEMSGVNVCGGYVEVMCGCTSHRYGDAVARLRVFPNGDLEITCECTPGCDQDKLTPAAFEKHSGRETARKWKNNVWVIVGGEKVPLSKTVLLKYYNEASKKLNRSNKSQGTKVFHRDEFVGCIECGKERRFRLRSRDECRLHHNAMADPNWKCSDFPYDKITCEAEEERGSRKVYKGCTRSPTCKGCTSCVCFGCELCRFSDCSCQTCVDFTSNVKA, encoded by the exons ATGTCGTCGAGTGTGGTGATGGAGGAGGAGATACAATGCGGGTCTACGTTGTTCGAGCAAGAGGAGCTACAAGAGATGAGTGGGGTCAACGTTTGTGGCGGTTACGTTGAGGTCATGTGTGGTTGTACTAGCCACCGCTACGGCGATGCCGTTGCTAGGCTTAGGGTTTTCCCCAACGGAGATCTCGAAATCACCTGCGAATGCACGCCTGGATGTGACCAAG ACAAGTTAACACCAGCTGCGTTTGAGAAGCATTCTGGCAGAGAAACGGCTAGGAAATGGAAGAACAACGTGTGGGTTATCGTTGGAGGAGAAAAAGTTCCATTGTCAAAGACAGTATTGCTCAAATACTACAACGAAGCATCAAAGAAGTTGAATAGATCAAACAAATCACAAGGCACAAAAGTGTTCCACAGAGATGAGTTTGTTGGGTGCATCGAATGCGGTAAAGAGAGGAGGTTCAGGTTGAGGAGCAGAGACGAATGCCGCTTGCACCACAACGCAATGGCTGATCCAAACTGGAAATGCTCAGACTTTCCATACGACAA GATAACATGTGAGGCAGAGGAAGAGAGAGGAAGCAGGAAAGTGTATAAAGGCTGCACACGTTCACCAACTTGCAAAGGCTGCACCTCTTGCGTCTGCTTTGGCTGCGAGTTATGCCGTTTCTCTGATTGTTCTTGCCAGACCTGCGTCGACTTCACCAGCAACGTCAAGGCTTGA
- the LOC106364173 gene encoding uncharacterized protein LOC106364173 has product MTMTFYALSSSSFCHNTRIPAISFSHLSRNYHLNGVTKLTVAPPQFCNAGGSLRGQFPSVRLRVPTRCEKEDAQKGEVEDEAERFARRESTMPDRFGYLTKEAQDSLIRWPWFVALAFLVYAWRAVLFELSNWRKAVFAIGGLLEDLSKFALALVFHFTGDPITSLISLVETAIYSVREFYSGIVAYTPVRELTTVILLASSVLAIGETVAPNSISKQPYVITLAGLLGYAAVHGYISEPFFWTLLVGFYGYSRLLKKRDHVTSALPCAAVLAGVGEPWVRVVAITGYLALAMYYHSTKTSSEEERQSLGKEPPVPLLAAALAIGVRLAAKWAGYRHLTWMIV; this is encoded by the exons ATGACGATGACGTTCTACGctctctcttcatcttctttctgCCACAATACTCGCATTCCTGCTATCAGCTTCTCTCATCTGTCTCGTAATTATCACCTTAATGGTGTTACTAAGCTTACAGTTGCTCCACCACAGTTTTGTAATGCCGGCGGGAGCCTCCGTGGTCAGTTCCCGAGTGTGAGACTTAGGGTTCCGACGAGGTGCGAGAAAGAAGATGCACAGAAGGGTGAGGTAGAGGATGAGGCGGAGCGATTCGCGAGGCGTGAGAGCACGATGCCTGATAGATTCGGATACTTGACCAAAGAAGCTCAAGACAGTCTTATTAGATGGCCTTGGTTTGTCG CGTTAGCGTTTCTGGTGTATGCGTGGAGAGCAGTCTTGTTTGAACTATCCAACTGGAGAAAAGCTGTTTTCGCCATCGGTGGATTACTTGAAGACCTTTCCAAGTTTGCATTGGCCCTCGTCTTCCACTTTACAGGCGATCCCATCACTTCTCTCATCTCTCTTGTTGAGACTGCAATCTACAGCGTCCGGGAGTTTTACTCCGGGATTGTTGCATACACACCTGTGAGAGAGTTAACCACGGTGATCCTTCTTGCGTCCTCTGTGCTTGCAATAGGAGAAACAGTTGCTCCAAACTCTATCAGCAAGCAGCCGTATGTGATTACTCTTGCTGGTCTATTGGGGTATGCAGCTGTGCATGGCTATATCTCAGAGCCATTCTTCTGGACTTTGTTGGTGGGTTTTTATGGATATTCGCGGTTGTTAAAGAAGAGAGACCATGTGACCTCGGCGCTACCTTGTGCAGCTGTTCTGGCAGGAGTTGGGGAGCCTTGGGTGAGAGTTGTGGCAATCACAGGGTATTTAGCTCTAGCCATGTATTACCATTCAACAAAGACCTCATCTGAAGAAGAGAGACAGAGCTTAGGGAAGGAGCCACCAGTGCCGTTATTGGCCGCGGCCTTGGCCATTGGCGTCCGGCTTGCTGCAAAATGGGCTGGTTACAGGCACTTGACTTGGATGATAGTTTGA
- the LOC106364193 gene encoding zinc finger MYM-type protein 1-like: MEKYYTKVFTSAPETSVDDLSPKSSERKDKRKSPPVLDTDIDDLPSDPGERKDIMDYPANQRDEVRRRYLTKDPCQPYGHNFKQISKESGTRRFNRAWFDQYGSWLEYSISKESAFCLYCYLFKDEVRMQGGSDAFMKEGFNNWKKPERLLTHMDKPPSSCHIIAAQKCEDLMNQHQSILHALFKQDDKAENEYHIRLNASIDASRFLLRQGLPFRGHGEKEADANKGNFLELLKYTGKHNEAISKVILKNAPGNNQMISSKIQKDIVYSFAEEVRQAILEEIDHGVFGLLVDESADVSHKEQMGVVFRFVDKSGAIKERFIEVVHVKETSSIILKYAIDELFAR; encoded by the coding sequence ATGGAAAAATACTACACAAAAGTATTTACTTCAGCACCTGAAACTAGTGTCGATGATTTGTCACCTAAATCCAGTGAAaggaaagacaaaagaaaatctCCTCCAGTACTTGATACTGATATCGATGATTTGCCATCTGACCCTGGTGAAAGGAAAGACATAATGGATTATCCTGCAAATCAAAGAGACGAGGTTAGACGTAGATATCTAACTAAGGATCCATGTCAACCTTATGGTCATAACTTTaaacaaatatcaaaagaaAGTGGAACAAGAAGATTCAATCGAGCTTGGTTTGATCAGTATGGTAGTTGGCTAGAGTATAGCATATCTAAAGAAAGTGCATTTTGCTTATATTGCTACTTATTTAAAGATGAGGTACGAATGCAAGGTGGAAGTGATGCATTTATGAAAGAAGGATTTAACAATTGGAAAAAGCCAGAGAGATTGCTTACTCATATGGATAAACCACCCAGCAGTTGCCACATTATTGCGGCTCAGAAATGTGAGGATTTGATGAATCAACATCAATCTATATTACATGCTCTGTTTAAGCAAGATGACAAGGCGGAAAATGAGTATCATATTCGCTTAAATGCTTCGATTGATGCTTCAAGATTCTTGTTACGACAAGGATTACCTTTTCGTGGCCATGGTGAGAAAGAAGCGGATGCAAACAAAGGAAATTTTTTGGAGCTTTTGAAATACACAGGAAAACATAATGAGGCTATAAGTAAGGTTATTCTTAAAAATGCTCCAGGAAATAACCAGATGATTTCTTCCAAGATTCAAAAAGATATTGTCTATTCCTTTGCAGAAGAAGTACGACAAGCTATTTTAGAAGAAATCGATCATGGTGTGTTTGGTTTGCTGGTTGATGAGTCTGCTGATGTTTCTCATAAAGAGCAGATGGGTGTTGTTTTTCGATTTGTTGATAAAAGTGGAGCAATCAAAGAACGGTTTATTGAAGTTGTTCATGTAAAAGAAACATCTTCAATAATTCTGAAATATGCTATAGATGAATTGTTTGCTAGATAA